In the genome of Triticum urartu cultivar G1812 chromosome 5, Tu2.1, whole genome shotgun sequence, one region contains:
- the LOC125506597 gene encoding cysteine-rich receptor-like protein kinase 44, with protein MDLTFQLIEQITKSFSDDQNIGCGAYGEVYKGVHNGEEIAIKKLYNMQGIDDKEFTNEFRNLMKVKHPNIVRLIGYCYEIRHRHVEMNGELVFAKIIDRLLCFEYMEGGSLAKYISDESCGLDWPTRYKIIKGICEGLNHLHNGRSDYIYHLDLKPHNILLDKNMMPRIADFGMSRLLASSKTHITQTLKGTLGYMPPEFIDKRRITKKYDVFSVGVIILQVMAGAQGYNNCCEMSSPQQFIELVHENWKKRLQGMPMQENTYSIDILAVQRCIELAVRCVEADPVKRPSIMDVVDELNKLDADMKNISLPCQETSDSKDLELDPALELRFPFELNRDISCCMQLINKTNEFVAFNIRTNKMKYSARPNNGTMAPYSKIYITFTLLAQDKDPPYMRCQDMLIVQSTRLSMESGDEITDEFFEKAVASRVVDEVKLPIVYVV; from the exons ATGGATCTCACGTTCCAGTTGATAGAACAGATTACCAAAAGTTTCTCTGACGATCAAAATATTGGCTGTGGTGCGTATGGGGAAGTTTACAAG GGAGTGCACAATGGTGAAGAAATTGCCATTAAGAAGCTTTACAACATGCAAGGGATTGATGACAAGGAATTTACAAATGAGTTCCGTAATCTTATGAAGGTCAAGCATCCGAACATCGTACGCTTAATTGGCTACTGCTATGAAATACGACATAGACATGTTGAGATGAACGGAGAACTTGTTTTCGCTAAAATAATAGACCGACTTCTCTGCTTTGAATATATGGAGGGTGGAAGCCTTGCTAAGTATATTTCTG ATGAATCCTGTGGTCTTGATTGGCCCACTCGATACAAAATCATTAAGGGAATTTGTGAGGGTCTAAATCATCTTCATAATGGGCGGAGTGATTATATTTATCATCTGGATTTGAAACCGCATAATATACTGTTGGATAAAAACATGATGCCCAGGATTGCAGATTTTGGCATGTCAAGACTCTTAGCTTCATCCAAAACCCATATAACTCAAACTCTAAAAGGAACACT AGGGTACATGCCACCAGAATTCATTGACAAGCGCAGAATCACAAAGAAGTATGATGTGTTCAGTGTTGGTGTCATAATTTTACAAGTAATGGCTGGAGCTCAGGGCTACAACAATTGTTGTGAGATGTCTTCTCCCCAACAGTTTATCGAGCTT GTACATGAGAACTGGAAGAAAAGGCTTCAAGGGATGCCAATGCAGGAAAATACTTACTCAATTGACATCCTAGCAGTGCAGAGATGTATTGAACTCGCAGTGAGATGTGTGGAGGCCGATCCCGTAAAAAGGCCTAGTATAATGGACGTCGTCGATGAGCTGAATAAACTAGATGCTGACATGAAGAATATATCACTTCCATGCCAG GAAACTTCTGATTCCAAAGATCTTGAGCTCGATCCTGCCCTCGAGCTACGCTTCCCATTTGAGCTAAACAGGGACATATCATGTTGTATGCAGCTAATCAACAAGACAAACGAGTTCGTTGCGTTCAACATCAGAACCAATAAAATGAAGTACAGTGCACGGCCAAATAACGGGACTATGGCACCATATTCCAAGATTTATATCACATTTACATTGCTGGCACAAGACAAGGATCCACCCTATATGCGGTGCCAAGACATGCTCATTGTGCAGAGCACTAGGCTCAGCATGGAATCCGGTGATGAGATCACTGACGAGTTCTTCGAGAAGGCAGTGGCAAGTAGGGTGGTGGATGAGGTGAAGTTGCCGATTGTCTATGTTGTGTAG